The Arachis hypogaea cultivar Tifrunner chromosome 14, arahy.Tifrunner.gnm2.J5K5, whole genome shotgun sequence genome has a segment encoding these proteins:
- the LOC112743971 gene encoding uric acid degradation bifunctional protein TTL-like isoform X1 has product MRKLEERDLFLCASSVLFCNAMIEASPFSSLEHARSFARNLWFNTLPIQSWLDTFSAHRHLSDAITFARGDIRMGLLQYLPEYRKKFGFGFVTSTNLHLSQQILEEVQARYQNSLQVELETASREEFTLIERRLTKLWERLSREKTLEVSEETGEVVQDSMLEDDVAPDSSDEVVSKGHQPSIVTFDLNKTPEENDIC; this is encoded by the exons ATGA GGAAATTGGAAGAGAGGGACCTCTTTCTTTGTGCCTCTAGCGTCTTGTTTTGCAATGCGATGATCGAGGCCTCCCCGTTCTCTTCACTAGAGCACGCAAGGTCATTCGCAAGAAACCTGTGGTTCAACACGTTGCCCATTCAGTCATGGCTGGACACATTCTCAGCACACAGGCACTTATCAGATGCTATTACTTTTGCGCGTGGGGATATTAGGATG GGATTGCTTCAATACCTACCAGAGTACCGCAAGAAATTCGGCTTCGGGTTCGTGACTAGCACGAACCTGCACCTTTCGCAACAAATACTAGAGGAGGTGCAG GCACGATATCAGAATAGTCTGCAAGTTGAACTTGAAACGGCGTCTCGGGAGGAATTCACTCTTATAGAAAGACGTCTTACGAAACTATGGGAAC GTTTGTCTCGGGAAAAGACTCTAGAAGTTTCGGAAGAGACTGGTGAGGTGGTTCAAGATTCAATGCTTGAAGATGACGTTGCGCCAGATAGTTCTGATGAGGTTGTCTCTAAAGGACACCAACCTTCCATCGTAACCTTTGACCTCAATAAAACTCCAGAGGAAAATGATATTTGCTGA
- the LOC112743970 gene encoding uncharacterized protein: MLLNACFIIRFNSQSPILYQVLITYFFLVVYLYFTICRRSNFFIKLDIDKSWISKSRVGAEYRDGLTGFLDFAFANASFDGMIRCPCPKCGFRLLQNREDAFDHLVINPFPSTYTFWIHHGERRGVEPSSDGQEDQSEQHFNAPMLDMVHDAFNFSGLSGPEEDSENEPGGGAMDELPNLYNEPSRESRNFQCLLEDGEQELYPGCSKFSKLSFLVRLYHIKSMCGVSDKAFGMILELLADAFEHARIPSTVHDAKKVIRRLGLEYKKIDACPNDCMLYQGNDQELTKCKQCGTSRWKHKTKKNSRVRIKMVVKKNGKPQAAKIFRYFPLIPRLQRLYMSSKTAVDMLWHKRGPNSDGMYKHPRDAEAWKSFDVRYPDFSRDPHSVRLALASDGFNPFGNMSSKYSIWPVVLIPYNMPSWICMKPTSFILSMIIAGPKMPGNDIDVYLEPLINELKQLWRGVETYDAVEKNTFKMQAALMWTISDFPGLGNLSGWNTYGGRACPACNLDAESKRLTHSQKWYFMGHRRFLNHDHKYRKDRYSFDGKLEDRGPPIRVSGRDILGQLEGVHVQFGKVQSVTGKRTRGQQTPMQIETPWKKRSIFFELPYWENNELRHNLDVMHIEKNVCDNIVFTIMNEKGKSKDHIKARRDLQSMGIKHDLWPREDGKYPSAIFTMTNPQKELFLRTIKNIVFPDGYASNISRCVDLRQRKLSGLKSHDCHILMEYLLPIALRNVLPLQVSSVLADLSSFFRRLCSKSIDP; this comes from the coding sequence ATGCTATTAAATGCGTGTTTTATTATTCGGTTTAACAGTCAATCACCCATTCTATATCAAGTGTTAATTACTTACTTTTTTCTCGTGGTCTACCTTTATTTTACGATTTGTCGTCGTTCCAATTTTTTCATCAAACTAGATATAGATAAGAGCTGGATTTCAAAGTCACGAGTTGGTGCAGAATATAGGGACGGTTTGACCGGATTCCTAGATTTTGCATTTGCCAATGCATCATTTGATGGGATGATACGTTGTCCATGTCCGAAGTGTGGTTTCCGCCTCTTACAAAATAGAGAGGATGCGTTCGATCACTTGGTGATCAACCCTTTCCCGTCTACTTATACATTTTGGATCCATCACGGTGAGAGACGCGGGGTCGAGCCCTCTTCCGACGGACAAGAAGATCAATCTGAACAACATTTCAATGCCCCGATGCTTGATATGGTCCACGATGCATTCAACTTCTCAGGACTTTCCGGTCCCGAAGAAGACTCGGAGAATGAACCGGGCGGCGGCGCTATGGATGAGTTGCCTAACTTATACAATGAACCTAGTCGAGAGTCCCGCAACTTTCAGTGCCTACTCGAAGACGGGGAGCAGGAGTTATACCCAGGATGTTCAAAGTTCTCTAAGTTATCTTTCTTGGTGAGGCTCTATCACATTAAGTCCATGTGCGGAGTGAGCGATAAGGCCTTCGGAATGATATTGGAGTTGCTCGCGGACGCGTTTGAGCATGCCCGGATTCCATCCACTGTGCACGATGCCAAAAAAGTCATAAGAAGACTCGGTCTCGAGTACAAGAAGATAGATGCATGtccaaatgactgcatgctatACCAGGGCAATGACCAAGAGCTGACCAAATGCAAGCAGTGTGGGACATCGAGATGGAAGCATAAGACTAAGAAGAACTCTAGGGTGAGGATCAAGATGGTTGTCAAGAAGAATGGCAAACCACAAGCGGCGAAGATTTTTCGTTACTTTCCCCTTATTCCACGACTGCAGAGGTTATATATGTCTAGTAAGACAGCCGTTGACATGCTGTGGCATAAGAGAGGTCCTAACTCTGATGGTATGTATAAGCATCCAAGGGACGCCGAGGCATGGAAGTCATTTGACGTACGATATCCCGACTTCTCTCGTGATCCGCATAGTGTTCGCCTAGCATTAGCCAGCGATGGCTTTAACCCTTTTGGGAACATGAGCTCGAAGTACTCAATTTGGCCAGTGGTTCTTATCCCGTATAACATGCCGTCTTGGATTTGCATGAAACCCACTTCGTTCATACTCTCTATGATTATTGCTGGTCCTAAAATGCCTGGAAATGACATAGACGTGTACCTAGAGCCGTTAATCAATGAGTTAAAGCAATTATGGAGGGGTGTTGAAACTTATGATGCAGTCGAGAAAAACACCTTCAAGATGCAAGCTGCGTTGATGTGGACAATCAGTGATTTTCCAGGCTTGGGGAACTTATCTGGGTGGAACACGTACGGTGGGAGAGCTTGTCCTGCGTGCAATTTAGATGCTGAAAGTAAACGCCTTACACACAGCCAGAAATGGTATTTCATGGGTCATCGTCGCTTTCTGAATCATGACCACAAATACAGAAAAGACCGGTACTCCTTTGATGGAAAGTTAGAGGATAGAGGTCCGCCTATTAGAGTCTCTGGTAGAGACATTCTCGGGCAGTTAGAGGGTGTGCATGTCCAATTTGGCAAGGTGCAATCGGTTACGGGGAAAAGGACACGCGGACAGCAAACTCCCATGCAAATAGAGACTCCTTGGAAGAAGAGGAGTATATTCTTTGAGCTGCCATATTGGGAGAACAATGAATTGCGTCACAACCTTGAtgtcatgcacatagagaagaatgtCTGTGACAACATAGTATTCACCATAATGAACGAGAAAGGTAAGTCTAAAGACCACATTAAAGCTCGAAGAGACCTCCAGTCGATGGGAATCAAGCATGATTTGTGGCCACGGGAAGATGGAAAGTACCCATCTGCCATCTTTACTATGACCAATCCACAGAAGGAGCTCTTTCTACGGACTATCAAGAACATAGTCTTTCCAGATGGATACGCTAGCAACATTTCCCGCTGCGTGGATTTACGACAGCGTAAGTTGTCGGGGCTGAAAAGCCACGACTGTCACATTCTAATGGAATATCTACTTCCAATCGCGTTAAGGAATGTATTGCCTCTCCAGGTGTCTTCTGTCCTGGCGGATTTGTCATCCTTTTTTCGTCGATTATGCAGCAAATCCATAGACCCTTAA
- the LOC112743971 gene encoding uric acid degradation bifunctional protein TTL-like isoform X2, which produces MIEASPFSSLEHARSFARNLWFNTLPIQSWLDTFSAHRHLSDAITFARGDIRMGLLQYLPEYRKKFGFGFVTSTNLHLSQQILEEVQARYQNSLQVELETASREEFTLIERRLTKLWERLSREKTLEVSEETGEVVQDSMLEDDVAPDSSDEVVSKGHQPSIVTFDLNKTPEENDIC; this is translated from the exons ATGATCGAGGCCTCCCCGTTCTCTTCACTAGAGCACGCAAGGTCATTCGCAAGAAACCTGTGGTTCAACACGTTGCCCATTCAGTCATGGCTGGACACATTCTCAGCACACAGGCACTTATCAGATGCTATTACTTTTGCGCGTGGGGATATTAGGATG GGATTGCTTCAATACCTACCAGAGTACCGCAAGAAATTCGGCTTCGGGTTCGTGACTAGCACGAACCTGCACCTTTCGCAACAAATACTAGAGGAGGTGCAG GCACGATATCAGAATAGTCTGCAAGTTGAACTTGAAACGGCGTCTCGGGAGGAATTCACTCTTATAGAAAGACGTCTTACGAAACTATGGGAAC GTTTGTCTCGGGAAAAGACTCTAGAAGTTTCGGAAGAGACTGGTGAGGTGGTTCAAGATTCAATGCTTGAAGATGACGTTGCGCCAGATAGTTCTGATGAGGTTGTCTCTAAAGGACACCAACCTTCCATCGTAACCTTTGACCTCAATAAAACTCCAGAGGAAAATGATATTTGCTGA
- the LOC112743120 gene encoding uncharacterized protein yields the protein MQLGKISRVSRFTKKAHVDTACQQPQVGGHAASTSQRADCPIPPPSGSSAPTSSSLRPFRPPRTEPLPAPQASMNDVENSGPDAEADEVDSFDQHVDNLLAAQDAQKRKGRKTTEFWDVKTIESDGTIKQVKLSVKEAMKPPNERKVVLRFNSALQPVGDEAGLLSGIMGLLGSDYTKFPIGERDWRKVRTREKVYNEIVKEMFHFEEDSRGIIKSVIFKMLRRAWKETRSRLYHHYYDAELSLAANIENRPDGITAEHWRKFLDYRNSEETQEKCKKNAENRSKQLYTHIGGSKSLARLGEEEVI from the exons ATGCAGTTGGGAAAGATATCTCGGGTAAGTCGTTTCACGAAGAAAGCCCATGTAGACACAGCATGTCAGCAGCCTCAAGTGGGAGGTCATGCGGCTTCAACTTCGCAGAGAGCGGACTGCCCAATTCCGCCGCCCAGTGGCAGTAGTGCCCCCACATCCTCGTCTTTACGCCCCTTTCGTCCACCCCGAACCGAACCACTGCCTGCTCCACAGGCTTCCATGAATGATGTTGAAAACTCGGGGCCGGACGCCGAGGCAGATGAGGTAGATTCTTTTGACCAACATGTTGATAACCTTTTAGCTGCACAGGATGCTCAGAAGCGCAAGGGACGCAAGACCACAGAATTTTGGGATGTTAAGACAATTG aATCCGATGGCACAATCAAACAGGTCAAACTGAGTGTGAAGGAAGCTATGAAGCCACCTAACGAAAGAAAGGTTGTACTCAGGTTTAACAGTGCACTGCAACCAGTTGGGGATGAAGCAGGTTTACTGAGCGGCATTATGGGACTGCTAGGATCTGACTACACCAAATTCCCAATCGGCGAGAGGGACTGGAGAAAGGTTCGCACCAGGGAGAAGGTCTATAATGAAATAGTAAAg GAAATGTTCCATTTTGAAGAAGATAGTAGAGGAATTATAAAGTCTGTAATATTCAAGATGCTGAGAAGGGCTTGGAAGGAAACGAGAAGCAGATTATACCATCACTACTATGACGCAGAACTTTCACTTGCAGCAAATATTgaaaaccgcccagatggaattACTGCGGAACATTGGAGAAAGTTTCTCGATTATCGCAATAGCGAAGAGACACAG GAGAAGTGTAAAAAAAATGCCGAGAATCGATCAAAGCAGCTTTACACCCACATCGGCGGATCAAAAAGCTTGGCAAGGCTCGGAGAAGAAGAGGTAATCTAA
- the LOC112743972 gene encoding lysophospholipid acyltransferase LPEAT2 — MAENGITDPLLPPSSSSDHIILNLSESQRPSDSPNPFQFIGCSEPPSVPPASTVDPFRNGTQNVEGVYEWVKIVACLPLALVRVVVFGACLMVGYLATKFALWGWKDKENPMPTWRSRVMWVTRVCARLILFSFGYQWIKRRGKPAPREIAPIIVSNHVSYIEPIFYFYELFPTIVASESHDSIPCVGTIIRAMQVIYVNRFSPSSRREAVNEIKRRASCNGYPRVLLFPEGTTTNGRCLISFQLGAFIPGYPIQPIIVRYPHVHFDQSWGSISLGKLMFRMFTQFHNFFEVEYLPVVYPRDDKLESAAHYAERTGHAMASALNVVNTGHSYGDLMLHVKAQEAKQDNPSSYMVEMSRVEKLFKLSSTEALDFLNRFLSMNPDPSGRVQYHNFLRGLKLKACPVSEKIFAFLDVETSGAITFRQFLFGSAHVMKQPGFHHSCESAFSSCGGAVKDYIIEKELRDFIRPAIPGWKDDEVHELLVLFDHDNDGRIGKDDFLSCLRRNPLLIAFFNPHQLHHHTDIGGSENLQIL, encoded by the exons ATGGCGGAAAACGGCATCACCGACCCTCTACTCCCTCCATCTTCCTCCTCTGACCACATAATCCTCAACCTCTCCGAATCCCAACGGCCTAGCGATTCCCCCAACCCCTTTCAGTTCATCGGATGCTCCGAACCCCCAAGCGTTCCTCCTGCTTCAACCGTAGACCCCTTCCGAAACGGCACACAGAACGTGGAGGGAGTGTACGAGTGGGTGAAAATCGTTGCATGCTTGCCTTTGGCGCTGGTTCGAGTGGTTGTGTTCGGAGCGTGCTTGATGGTAGGGTACTTGGCAACGAAGTTTGCGCTTTGGGGGTGGAAGGACAAGGAGAACCCTATGCCCACGTGGCGCTCTAGGGTTATGTGGGTTACCAGAGTCTGCGCTCGCCTCATTCTCTTCTCTTTCGG GTATCAATGGATAAAACGAAGGGGAAAACCTGCTCCAAGGGAAATTGCTCCGATAATTGTATCTAATCATGTATCTTATATTGAACCTATTTTCTACTTCTATGAATTATTTCCCACCATTGTGGCATCTGAGTCTCATGACTCCATACCTTGTGTTGGCACCATTATTAGAGCAATGCAG GTCATATATGTCAACAGATTCTCACCATCATCAAGGAGGGAGGCTGTCAATGAAATTAAG AGAAGGGCTTCCTGCAATGGATATCCCCGAGTACTATTATTTCCTGAGGGAACCACGACAAATGGCAGGTGCCTTATTTCCTTCCAGCTTGGTGCTTTTATCCCCGGCTACCCAATTCAGCCTATAATTGTTCGATATCCCCATGTGCACTTCGATCAATCTTG GGGTAGTATCTCTTTGGGAAAGCTCATGTTCAGGATGTTCACTCAGTTTCACAATTTCTTTGAG GTAGAATATCTTCCTGTCGTTTATCCCCGGGACGATAAATTGGAAAGTGCTGCACATTATGCTGAAAGG ACTGGCCATGCTATGGCAAGTGCACTGAATGTTGTCAACACCGGACATTCGTATGGAGACCTAATGCTTCATGTGAAAGCTCAAGAAGCAAAACAG GATAACCCCTCAAGTTATATGGTCGAAATGTCAAGAGTAGAGAAA TTATTTAAGTTGAGCAGCACGGAAGCCTTGGATTTTCTGAATAGATTCCTTTCTATGAATCCTGATCCCAG TGGTCGTGTTCAATATCATAACTTCTTGAGAGGTTTAAAACTTAAGGCATGCCCTGTGTCTGAGAAG ATATTTGCATTCCTTGATGTCGAAACGAGTGGCGCAATTACATTTAGACAG TTCTTGTTTGGATCCGCCCATGTCATGAAGCAGCCAGGGTTCCATCATTCCTGCGAATCGGCCTTTTCTAGTTGTGGCGGTGCAGTAAAGGACTACATCATAGAAAAAGAA TTGCGAGATTTTATCCGACCTGCTATCCCCGGATGGAAAGACGATGAG GTCCATGAGCTGCTTGTGTTATTTGATCATGATAATGATGGCAGAATTGGTAAGGATGATTTTCTTTCATGTCTTAGAAGAAATCCTCTCCTCATAGCATTCTTTAATCCTCACCAACTGCACCACCACACAGACATTGGAGGTAGTGAGAACCTTCAGATATTGTAA